In Solanum lycopersicum chromosome 5, SLM_r2.1, the following are encoded in one genomic region:
- the LOC101251288 gene encoding uncharacterized protein has translation MSGLTFARKILRANYFSMTLENDYCKFVRICHKCQVHSDLMQLPPQELNDMSPPWPFVVCGMDVIGPIETTASNRHKNFLVSIDYFTKWVEAASYKSVTEKVVANFVNNNLICRFGVPESIIIDNGANLNIQLMRDIYVAICSVVLSNDYQIVDWSHSIFASIWNRAVIPVEVEIPSLRIIQEAGLSNAEWVSKRVDHLTLIVEKRMIVICHGQHYRQRMIRAFHKRVKAIIFEIGHLVLKHIIPHQDEYTGKLTPNWQGPYMVRKVLFGDSLIMSEMDGTA, from the exons ATGAGTGGACTCACTTTTGCAAGGAAGATCCTGCGAGCCAATTATTTCTCGATGACTCTGGAGAATGATTATTGCAAGTTTGTGCGGATAtgtcataaatgtcaagtgcacagTGATTTGATGCAACTGCCACCTCAAGAACTCAATGATATGAGTCcgccttggccatttgtagttTGTGGTATGGACGTAATCGGTCCGATAGAGACAACCGCTTCTAATAGACATAAAAATTTTTTGGTTTCCATTGactatttcaccaagtgggtggaagcagcttCGTACAAGTCGGTGACGGAAAAAGTTGTAGCTAATTTTGTTAACAACAATTTGATATGCAGATTTGGAGTGCCAGAATCCATTATTATTGATaatggtgcaaatctcaacatTCAGTTGATGAGAGATATAT ATGTTGCCATATGCTCTGTTGTATTATCGAACGACTACCAGATTGTCGATTGGAGCCACTCCATATTTGCTAGTATATGGAACAGAGCAGTCATACCTGTTGAAGTTGAGATACCATCCCTAAGGATCATTCAAGAAGCAGGATTGAGTAATGCTGAGTGGGTCAGCAAGCGCGTCGATCACTTAACGTTGATTGTTGAAAAGAGAATGATTGTCATTTGTCATGGTCAACATTATCGACAAAGAATGATTCGTGCTTTCCACAAGAGAGTCAAAGCCATAATTTTTGAAATCGGTCATCTAGTACTTAAGCACATTATCCCTCATCAGGATGAGTACACAGGAAAACTCACACCAAATTGGCAAGGACCTTACATGGTTCGCAAAGTATTATTTGGAGATTCTTTGATCATGTCGGAGATGGATGGCACCGCATAG
- the LOC101251584 gene encoding uncharacterized protein: MAAKLRFNCTNNMAEYQACILGLKMAIDMNVHELFVIGDSDLLVHQVQGELAVKNPKITPYVQHVEKLCKGFHKIVFIHTPRIKNYLADALATIASMIKNPDTDYINLLDLDLKEHSVHCSYVEAEPDGLTWYLDIKRYLESKNYSEDAMFNQKKSIRRMALNFFLSGEHLYRRTPDLGLLRCC; the protein is encoded by the coding sequence ATGGCGGCTAAGCTCCGTTTTAATTGCACGAACAATATGGCTGAATATCAAGCTTGTATTcttggtttgaaaatggccatTGACATGAATGTCCATGAGCTGTTCGTTATTGGAGATTCTGATCTATTAGTTCATCAGGTTCAAGGAGAATTGGCTGTGAAGAATCCAAAAATTACACCGTACGTGCAACATGTAGAAAAGTTGTGCAAGGGATTCCACAAGATCGTGTTCATACACACTCCCAGAATAAAGAATTATTTGGCcgatgctcttgccaccatcgcaTCGATGATTAAGAATCCAGATACTGATTACATTAATCTTCTAGACCTAGATCTGAAAGAACATTCCGTCCATTGTTCATACGTCGAAGCGGAACCAGACGGTTTGACATGGTATTTGGATATAAAAAGGTATTTGGAGTCCAAAAATTATTCTGAAGATGCTATGTTCAACCAGAAGAAGTCGATACGTCGTATGGCTCTCAACTTCTTTTTGAGTGGAGAACACCTTTATAGGAGGACCCCAGATTTAGGCCTTCTCAGATGCTGTTGA